In one Euzebya tangerina genomic region, the following are encoded:
- a CDS encoding helix-turn-helix transcriptional regulator, with product MSDTVHNRIALLRAEHGVSRRDLAEALEVHYQTVGYLERGEYSPSLHLALRIAEFFEVPVELVFSIEPFPRISDSRSA from the coding sequence GTGAGCGACACCGTCCACAACCGCATCGCCCTGCTCCGCGCTGAGCACGGCGTGTCGCGCCGCGACCTGGCCGAGGCCCTCGAGGTGCACTACCAGACCGTCGGATACCTCGAGCGGGGGGAGTACAGCCCGAGCCTCCACTTGGCTCTGCGCATTGCAGAGTTCTTCGAGGTGCCGGTGGAGCTCGTCTTTTCCATCGAGCCGTTCCCGCGGATCAGCGACTCGCGGAGCGCCTGA
- a CDS encoding ABC transporter permease has product MRPSIRAAGIGMRRGWHEFVIGLRSPSDQGFYIGMGAGAVALLWFADGPLEGTALTAPQVALPGLLAGILVFTIVIGPAYALALEREDGTLLRSRMAPHGLVGYLTGVATLTVVSLAPLLVVVLGGTALLLPGTIPGGAGRWLVLILTALLGILASLPLGFVIGSVVRRLQQVTTWGMLPIVGLAWISGIFGSMDDLWGWVQGLAQMFPLYWLGHLMRAVLLGDPAVGGELGGEWRIALGIAVLLAWAVIGTGLAGLLVRRMARRQSGAAVAEAREQSAMQFVR; this is encoded by the coding sequence CATCGGAATGCGCCGCGGCTGGCACGAGTTCGTCATCGGGCTTCGCAGCCCTTCTGACCAGGGCTTCTACATCGGCATGGGGGCGGGCGCGGTCGCGCTCCTCTGGTTCGCCGACGGGCCGCTCGAGGGCACGGCCCTCACCGCTCCCCAGGTCGCGCTGCCAGGGCTGCTGGCCGGGATCCTCGTCTTCACGATCGTCATCGGGCCCGCGTACGCCCTCGCCCTAGAGCGTGAGGACGGCACCCTCCTGCGCAGCCGCATGGCCCCCCACGGCCTCGTGGGCTACCTCACCGGGGTCGCGACGCTGACTGTCGTCTCGCTGGCACCGCTCCTCGTCGTCGTCCTCGGCGGCACCGCTCTATTGCTGCCGGGGACGATCCCAGGCGGCGCGGGCCGGTGGCTCGTCCTGATCCTCACAGCGCTGCTGGGGATCCTGGCTTCGCTGCCGCTGGGCTTCGTCATCGGCTCGGTCGTCCGCCGCCTGCAGCAGGTCACCACCTGGGGGATGCTCCCAATCGTCGGCCTCGCCTGGATCTCGGGGATCTTCGGGTCGATGGACGATCTCTGGGGGTGGGTCCAGGGGCTCGCCCAGATGTTCCCGCTGTACTGGCTCGGCCACCTCATGCGCGCGGTGCTGCTGGGCGACCCCGCCGTGGGTGGCGAGCTCGGCGGCGAGTGGCGGATCGCTCTCGGCATCGCGGTGCTGCTCGCCTGGGCGGTCATCGGCACCGGGCTCGCGGGGCTGTTGGTCCGGCGGATGGCGCGGCGCCAGTCCGGGGCCGCGGTCGCAGAGGCGCGCGAGCAGTCGGCCATGCAGTTCGTTCGCTGA